From the genome of Silurus meridionalis isolate SWU-2019-XX chromosome 12, ASM1480568v1, whole genome shotgun sequence, one region includes:
- the sarm1 gene encoding NAD(+) hydrolase SARM1 isoform X6 yields the protein MISEPRSVSPGLHADVQAMLDRSLPALRTAVKTLKSSKDTGDVPKTRQAIAEIFQLVEEAWVLPAVGRQVAEEICNRIRLDGGLESLLQLLQTPVQDITYESAKLLEQILISENRDYVARMGLGVILNLTLEHENMLLAKSLSGILEHMFKHAEETSAQLIGDGAMDALLFWCRGTDSTVLRHCAVALANCAMYGGHRCQRLMIEKQAAEWLFPLAFSKEDELIRFHACLAVAVLADNRELESEVVKSGTLELVEPFIASLDPDEFARRLQDSTDSVQGRTAADLQHLLPLLDGTRLEGKCIAAFYLCVESGIKSRQRNTKIFQEIGAVQSLKRIAMYSSNATTLSLAKRALKMMGEDVPRRILSSVPNWKTVEVQTWLQQIGFSAYSDRFQELQVDGDLLLNITEENLINDLGMTSGITRKRFMRDLRVLKTYANYSMCDRNNLADWLADMDARFRQYTYSMVQSGVDRNNLLQITDEQLQRDCHIENGIHRAQILAAARRPTRPCFTDSRRTGPDVFISYRRTTGSQLASLLKVHLQVRGFSVFIDVEKLEAGKFEEKLISSVQKARNFILVLSANALDKCMGDTGMKDWVHKEIVTALKGKKNIVPVTDNFQWPDPNSVPEDMRSVLKFNGIKWSHEYQEASIEKILRFLKGGPNQEQLDSSKACMEPEQNVPPSTNQC from the exons ATGATCTCTGAGCCCAGGTCTGTTTCACCTGGCCTTCATGCCGATGTCCAGGCCATGTTGGACCGCTCACTTCCTGCACTGCGGACTGCTGTGAAAACACTCAAGTCCTCCAAAGACACTGGAGATGTGCCAAAGACTCGACAAGCGATTGCCGAAATTTTCCAGCTTGTCGAGGAGGCGTGGGTTTTGCCAGCAGTTGGCCGGCAAGTGGCAGAGGAAATCTGCAACAGAATACGGCTGGATGGAGGTCTGGAGTCATTGTTGCAGCTACTGCAAACACCTGTTCAGGACATCACATACGAGTCTGCCAAGCTGCTGGAACAGATTCTGATCTCGGAGAACAG AGACTATGTAGCACGCATGGGTCTTGGTGTGATCCTGAACCTGACTCTTGAGCATGAGAACATGCTGCTTGCAAAGAGCCTTTCAGGCATCCTGGAGCACATGTTCAAGCACGCAGAAGAGACGTCGGCTCAGCTTATTGGAGACGGAGCCATGGATGCGTTACTGTTCTGGTGCCGTGGTACAGATTCCACAGTGCTACGCCATTGTGCTGTGGCTCTGGCCAACTGCGCCATGTATGGTGGGCACCGGTGCCAACGGTTGATGATCGAAAAGCAGGCAGCTGAATGGCTCTTTCCTTTGGCCTTTTCCAAGGAGGATGAGCTGATTCGCTTTCATGCATGCTTGGCTGTAGCTGTGTTGGCTGATAACAGGGAGCTGGAGAGCGAGGTGGTAAAGTCAGGCACGCTGGAGCTGGTGGAGCCGTTCATCGCCTCCCTAGATCCGGATGAGTTTGCTCGCAGACTGCAGGACAGtactgacagtgttcagggacGCACCGCTGCTGACCTGCAGCATCTGTTGCCGCTCCTGGATGGTACACGGCTTGAGGGAAAGTGCATTGCTGCTTTCTATCTTTGTGTAGAGAGTGGCATCAAGTCCCGGCAGCGCAACACCAAG ataTTTCAGGAGATTGGTGCTGTTCAGAGCTTAAAGAGGATTGCCATGTACTCAAGTAATGCCACTACACTGTCTCTGGCCAAAAGAGCCCTGAAGATGATGGGCGAAGATGTTCCACGCCGCATTCTCTCCTCTGTTCCTAATTGGAAAACGGTGGAGGTACAAACATGGCTGCAACAGATTGGCTTTAGTGCCTACAGTGATCGATTCCAG GAGCTGCAGGTGGATGGAGACCTCTTACTTAATATCACTGAGGAGAACCTGATTAATGATCTGGGAATGACTTCTGGTATCACCCGCAAAAG GTTTATGCGAGACCTGCGGGTACTGAAGACCTATGCTAACTACTCCATGTGTGACCGTAATAATCTGGCTGACTGGTTGGCGGATATGGACGCACGGTTCCGTCAGTACACCTACAGTATGGTGCAGTCCGGTGTGGATCGAAACAACCTCCTCCAGATAACGGATGAGCAGCTGCAGCGGGATTGCCATATAGAAAACGGTATCCACAGGGCTCAGATCCTCGCTGCTGCCCGCCGGCCCACTAGGCCCTGCTTCACCGATTCACGCCGCACAGGTCCAGATGTTTTCATCAGCTACCGGCGAACCACTGGATCTCAGCTTGCCAG TCTGCTGAAGGTGCACTTGCAGGTGCGTGGCTTCAGCGTTTTTATCGATGTAGAGAAGCTGGAGGCAGGCAAGTTTGAGGAGAAATTGATAAGCAGTGTACAGAAAGCGAGAAACTTCATCCTGGTGCTGTCAGCCAACGCGCTGGACAAATGCATGGGTGACACTGGCATGAAAGACTGGGTTCATAAG GAGATCGTCACCGCCCTTAAAGGGAAGAAGAACATTGTTCCTGTGACTGACAACTTCCAGTGGCCCGATCCCAACTCTGTTCCTGAGGACATGCGATCTGTTCTCAAATTTAATGGCATCAA GTGGTCCCATGAGTATCAAGAAGCATCAATAGAAAAGATTCTTCGCTTTCTGAAGGGAGGCCCCAATCAAGAGCAGCTGGACAGCTCAAAGGCCTGCATGGAACCAGAGCAGAACGTTCCTCCTTCCACTAATCAGTGTTGA